The Lutibacter profundi region TTGCCGCAAGAGTTATTTTACCGCTCTCTAACAAAAAATTACCTGCACGATTTGGTTTACGCCATAAAGCGGCTATAGGAATTTCTGAAAAAACCGATGCTCTTTGCTTGGTTGTTTCAGAAGAAACGGGACAAATGTCTTACATTAAAGATGGTGAATTTGTGTTGTTTAAAAACAGTAATGAGCTTATTGAAACTATTAGATATGATTTAAATTAGCGCAGTTATTATATAGAAAATAGAAGTTTAATTGTTATTGTTTTCGGATTAAAAGTTAAAATAGTAGAAAAGAACAAAACTTTGGATTTAGCTCTTAATTGCTATCAATTTTATACCGTATTGATAGCCGTTGTTGATACTCCATCATGTTAAAATCTATACTCCAACTTTAAAAGCAAAAACCTTTCAAGTAATCTAAATTCTGTTGTTGATGTGCCTATATCACTTATAGAAAATGTTCTAAATGTTTGTGTATTAAATAAGTTTTTACCTGTAAGTGCTATAGCTAGTTTGTTCTTTTTTATGGTATATCTTACATCAAAGTCCAAAAAATAATAGGTGTTGTTTTCTTTGTCGAGATTGCCAAAAAAGTAGTGTTCTGATTGAAATTGCATATTATATTTGTCATTAAATACAAATGACAAATCCAAGAAACTTACATTATCTGTAAAAGAATTATTAATTGTAGATGTTTCAATTTTATTGGTGTTCCATTTTGTGCCAATATGATAGTTGAAAATTCCTTTAAAACCAGAACGCAACTCTAAACCATAATTGTAATTGTTAGATGTAACTTCTCGTAATTCAGAATTATTTACAATATTTTTATAATTTGATTTTGAAAAACCAACATCTAATTTTAAATTAGATGATATTTTCTTGAAATAATAATCAAATTTTGAAGAAACACTTAATAATTCTTGGTCTTTTATGACTATTCTTTCCGATTGTGTAAAATTTTGATTGATTAAGGTATTACTTGAAAAGAAATCGAAATTTTTGTTATAAAAAACAAAAGTATTTGCAAAAAACCGGTCACTCCAATTCCCTAATTGATAATTAAAAAGTAGCGTAGACGCATTTAATTGACTAAATGTGCCTATTCCTTTTGAAAACGAACGAAAACCCGTTAGCACAAAATCATTATAAACATCCAAAATTTTTGCATTTGTAGTATTGTAAGAATAGGATGAAATAATTTTATTATTGCCATTTATTTTCCAATCTAAACCAATGCTTGGGTTTACAAAAAAAGGATTTTGATTTTCTGAAAAAGCATTAAATTCTAATTTATTGAATAATTGATGAAAACCTAATTTGCCTGTTATTGCAAAATCTTTGATTTTATAGCGATATTTTGTTTTTAAATATAAATCATTAGTTTGATGTTCTGTATTATTTTTAAAATCGTTTGGTGTTTCAAGAATTGTAAAATTTTCAAATAAGGTAAAAATTGTGTTTAGTTTGTCTTTTCTAAATTCATTACCAAATTGCAATTCCAATAAATCTCCGTTTATCTTTCTATCTAATAAATGGGCTTCAAAACCTGCAAATTGCATTTGATTTTCACTTTGTTGCTGTACATTATTAGCATTTGTAGAACTCGGAAATAAATCTTGATAGAAAAATTGGTTTATGCTATAATTTTGTGGTGTTTTTTCATTAATAAATCTTCCTGTAAGCAAAAACACTTTTTTGTCTTTAAACTTGTTTGAATACGTTATTTTTTGGTCAAAAAGTGTGTTGTCAGATTGCAGGTTTTCAATGGTAGATGTGCCATTAAAAACTAAATTGGATTGTTCATTTGTATTTCCACTATTAAATTTAGTAGTACTTTCTAGCATTTTAGTTTTTGAAATATTATAAGTGAAATCAATTTTACCGAAACCTATAGTTTTTTTATTCCTTAATTTAGAATCTTCGGTATTTGAAAAATTAGTTCCGTTTGCAGTTACATTATTAACAGAGTTTCTAAAAAAATATTGTTCATCCCAATTTAAAAAACCAAGTGTTTTGATTTTTAGTTTTTTTGTTGGATTAAAAATGACATTTAATGATAATAATTCTGCATTATTAAAATTAGTCCTACTTTTTTTAAAATTTAACGAGGTTTCAGATAAATCAATCAAATTTCTTACTTGTTGATTATCTCCAATACTTGCAGGTTCGTTAAATCGAAAAGGTCTAACCAAATTGTCAATATCGCCTGTTGCATCATTACCAATATTATTAAGATTAGTTAGAAAGTAAAATTTATTTTTCTTTCCAAAATTCATCAAATTACCAAGTAATTCATATCTATTATTAAAATCTGAACCAATTTTTATATTTCCAAACCAAATACGTTTTGATTTTTCGTTTAGTTTAAGGTTTAATGCCACTTTATTACTTTCTTCAACACCTTTTAACAAACGATTATTTGAATAATTTTTTAAAACTTCTACTTCTTCAATTGGATATGCAGGCATATTTTTAGATAGAATTTTGTAACCTTTTTCAAAAAGGTCATCGCCATCTATCATTAATTTCTCAATCTCTTGATTTCCTATTTTTATAGTCCCTTCTGCATTAATGTTTAATCCGGGTATTGTCTTTA contains the following coding sequences:
- a CDS encoding carboxypeptidase-like regulatory domain-containing protein; translated protein: MIKINNIFQILFFVFTLKFYGQTIITGKILNGEGSILSSVNIIIQDSIKKKIYKYTFSDKKGYYSIITNKGKFNLTFSSLGFESKTVIVEIDGMQKEIKIDVILKEKSFELDEVIIQAELPMSIKKDTVIFKTKYYEKGNEQTIEDLLKTIPGLNINAEGTIKIGNQEIEKLMIDGDDLFEKGYKILSKNMPAYPIEEVEVLKNYSNNRLLKGVEESNKVALNLKLNEKSKRIWFGNIKIGSDFNNRYELLGNLMNFGKKNKFYFLTNLNNIGNDATGDIDNLVRPFRFNEPASIGDNQQVRNLIDLSETSLNFKKSRTNFNNAELLSLNVIFNPTKKLKIKTLGFLNWDEQYFFRNSVNNVTANGTNFSNTEDSKLRNKKTIGFGKIDFTYNISKTKMLESTTKFNSGNTNEQSNLVFNGTSTIENLQSDNTLFDQKITYSNKFKDKKVFLLTGRFINEKTPQNYSINQFFYQDLFPSSTNANNVQQQSENQMQFAGFEAHLLDRKINGDLLELQFGNEFRKDKLNTIFTLFENFTILETPNDFKNNTEHQTNDLYLKTKYRYKIKDFAITGKLGFHQLFNKLEFNAFSENQNPFFVNPSIGLDWKINGNNKIISSYSYNTTNAKILDVYNDFVLTGFRSFSKGIGTFSQLNASTLLFNYQLGNWSDRFFANTFVFYNKNFDFFSSNTLINQNFTQSERIVIKDQELLSVSSKFDYYFKKISSNLKLDVGFSKSNYKNIVNNSELREVTSNNYNYGLELRSGFKGIFNYHIGTKWNTNKIETSTINNSFTDNVSFLDLSFVFNDKYNMQFQSEHYFFGNLDKENNTYYFLDFDVRYTIKKNKLAIALTGKNLFNTQTFRTFSISDIGTSTTEFRLLERFLLLKLEYRF